The Rubripirellula reticaptiva DNA window GCAATGAATGGGGGTATCCTGTGATCGTCGGCGTCTGTGGCAATTTTGAGTGTCTTCGACTGATGGTTGAAGCGGGGGCAAACGTTCACTGTTCAAGCCCACATAGCGGCGAAACAGTGTTGCACGGTGAAGCCGGTAGCACTGACGCTCGTCCTGTCAGATTACTGCTAGCGCATGGCGCCGACCCTAATGCCCGAACCAAGCCCGGAATGAAGACGTATGGGCTGTGGCGGGACGCGCGTGTGCGGGGTGAAACCCCATTGCATCGAGCTGCAGCGTGGGGTAGCTCGGAAGTCATTCAATTGCTCTTGGATGCTGGTGCCGATCCTACGATTCGTGATGTCAACAAGGATACACCGCTGAGTTGGGCCAGTTGGTATCTCCGCGATAAGTCAATCATCGATCAACTGTCGTATGAAGGCTCTGGAGTCGGGCCAGACTTCCCACCCGATGAAGGTTCCACCTGAAAACCACACAGAACAATTGCGTGAACCGGAGCGGCGGATCACGCAGAATTCGAAGTCAACGTCAACCGCCGCCGCCCGGTTACGCTTGTCGTTCTGGCCAATATTTGTCGCAACAACATGAATCGCAACTGGAACCCCAATGGCAAAGAAGACGACGAAGAAAAAGGCTGACGCTCCAAAGCAAACTCGCAATCGAACGTCGACCGTTTCTGCGGATGCATTGCCTCGACGGACCCTCGAACAAGCAATACGCATTCCTGAAGTTCTTCATTCGACTTACGCGGGAAAATCGGCGTCGAAGAAGGAAATCTGCGACACGCTTGAAATTGGAGAAACATCCCCAAACACTCATTACCTCTTATCTGCAGCTCAAGCCTACGGGCTAATCACTAAAGAAGGGGATCAGTTCCTGCTCTCCGAAACTGGCCGTAAGATTGTTGCCCCAACGTTTGATGGGGAGGATCGAGATGCTCAGATCAAGGCGATACGAACGCCGACGCTGTTAAGTCAGTTTTTCACTGACTACGACGGTCATTCACTGCCCTCGGAGCAGCATTTTCCCAATGTGATGGAGAGCAAGTTTGGAGTTCCGCGAGATCGCGTTGATGAAACCATTCGCTTGGTCGTCGATAACGGACGTTACGTCGGCATTTTGAATGAGGACGGAGACGGCACGCTTCACCTGAGTGTCGGAGGTGTTTCCACGGTCGAAGATGCAGCGGACGAAACGCAGGAATCGATAGAAAACGATGATACAAAGCCAGACTACGACTGGTCTAAAATCTGTTTCTACATCACGCCAATCGGCGAAGACGGAAGCGATGCTCGAAAGCATTCAGACATGATGTTAACACATCTGATTCAGCCGGTGGCAAACGAGCTAGGCTTGAAAGCTGTGCGTGCAGACAAAATTGAGAAGTCTGGTTTGATCAGCCAACAGGTATTTGTACACCTTGTGAATTCAAGGCTTTGCATCGCTGACCTCTCGTTCAGCAATCCAAACGCATTCTACGAACTCGGTGTTCGGCACATGACAAAGCGCCCCACGATTCAAGTGATACGGAAAGGTGATCGCATTCCTTTCGATGTTTCCCAAGGCCGGACGATAACCGTGGACACCTCGGATGTTTATACAATAATGGATCGATTTGATTCAGCACGACGTGAACTTCGAGAACACGTTAAAGCGATAGTCGATTCCGGCGTAGAGGTTGCGGGAGAAGACAACCCGGTGGTCACGTATTTGCCGGGGCTTGTCGTTAAGCTTCCAAAGTAAGCCAGAACCATCCGATGCAACCGAGCGGCGAAGTCGGGCGTTTTGGAGTGAAAGATCAACCGTCGCCGCCGGCTGATCGTCACCGTTCCCCGACTGAAATCGATGACCACAAGACGCACACCGACTCAACGTTACGCATCCTATGCTATTGCGACGTTGCTGATTTGCGCTGCTCTATTCGGACTGCTATACAACGCAGGCTCACTCTTTGCTGCGTTTCAAGGTGCGTTCGACGAATCGCCGGACATTGCTCAATTGCCCCACTTTTTCACTGCATTTTACGTAATGTCCGCGATTTGCATCTTCTGCTACATCTCGATCATCGTCGCTTCTGTTGGGCTCTGTCTTGGCTCCGCGACCTGTGCACGATTACTTGCGATGTTGCTGCTGTTTGAAGTTCTTTACTTTTTCGCAATTGGTGCGATGTGGACTTTACCGAACGTGGGTCGGGGAATTGGAGCCGCAACAGGGATCGCAAACGGCGGACTTATGGCTCAATTCATCCTCCTAATGCCGATTTGGATACCGATTGCATTTGCTTTCCTTGGGCTCTACCGCCAAAATCCAGTGTTTGCTGCTGATGGCACGCTGACCTCAACACCATCACCAGACGGCGGGGAACCAAACGATGCAACCGCGCGGCGAAGTCGGGTGTTTTGAAGTGGTTGATCTTCCGTCGCCGCCGGCTGATCGTAACCGTTACCCGACTGAATCCCATGGGTATACCTGCTCGATACGTTCTCCCCGACCCTGATCCGGCCGTCGTTGCCCGCATGTCGGAAATCTGCGACCAGATTGAGGACCGTCCGTTTGGCGGCGCTGACGAACTTCTGAAGGAATGGCATCGCCATGCCACGCGT harbors:
- a CDS encoding ankyrin repeat domain-containing protein; this encodes MIDLPRNDELVRAALAGELETVKRLIEDGANPNSVDKHGIGPLLTYHPEVTQYLLEHTADPDLQCNEWGYPVIVGVCGNFECLRLMVEAGANVHCSSPHSGETVLHGEAGSTDARPVRLLLAHGADPNARTKPGMKTYGLWRDARVRGETPLHRAAAWGSSEVIQLLLDAGADPTIRDVNKDTPLSWASWYLRDKSIIDQLSYEGSGVGPDFPPDEGST